From the Prunus dulcis chromosome 4, ALMONDv2, whole genome shotgun sequence genome, one window contains:
- the LOC117625059 gene encoding probable LRR receptor-like serine/threonine-protein kinase At5g63710, which translates to MSGAFSSWHLLKPIINWLMLLILLTVSFASTDPDVEGEALIDLLRALNDSSGRITDWNYNLVSPCFSWSHVTCRNGNVISLSLASNGFSGTLSPSITKLKFLASLDFQDNSLTGLLPIYLANMTHLQNLNLANNNFRGPIPNTWGQLSNLKHLVLRGNHISGHIPDTLSNISGLTELDLSSNELTGRVPMQFFTIPKFNFTGARLACGSSLKQPCASGSVLRVSTKKSKLGTVITSASCGVTVILLIGALFAYRYYRMHKLTHDVFVDVTGEDECKISFGQLRRFSWREIQLATDNFDESNIIGQGGFGRVYKGVLSDNVKVAVKRLTDYNSPGGEAAFLREVQLISVAVHKNLLRLIGFCTTSSERILVYPFMKNLSVAYRLRDLKPGEKGLDWSTRKRIAFGAAHGLEYLHEHCNPKIIHRDLKAANILLDDNFEPVLGDFGLAKLVDTKSTHVTTQVRGTMGHIAPEYLSTGKSSEKTDVFGYGITLLELVTGQRAIDFARLEEEEDVLLLDHVRFIVSYMTS; encoded by the exons ATGTCTGGAGCATTTTCTAGCTGGCATCTTTTAAAGCCAATCATAAATTGGCTAATGTTACTCATTTTGCTAACAGTCAGTTTTGCATCTACAGATCCAGATGTTGAAG GTGAAGCATTGATCGATTTGCTTAGGGCACTGAATGATTCCAGCGGCCGAATAACAGATTGGAATTATAATCTCGTTAGCCCCTGTTTTAGCTGGTCTCATGTCACTTGTAGAAATGGAAATGTCATATCCCT GAGCCTGGCATCAAATGGATTTTCTGGAACGCTTTCTCCTTCGATTACTAAACTGAAATTTTTGGCTAGCCT GGACTTCCAGGATAATAGTCTAACAGGCCTGTTACCCATTTATCTTGCCAACATGACACATCTACAGAATCTAAATCTTGCAAACAATAATTTCAGAGGTCCTATACCCAATACCTGGGGTCAACTGTCCAATTTAAAGCATTT GGTATTGAGGGGTAACCACATATCTGGACATATTCCGGATACACTTTCAAATATTAGCGGGTTGACTGAACT gGATCTTTCATCGAATGAGTTAACCGGAAGAGTTCCAATGCAATTCTTTACAATTCCAAAATTCAA TTTTACAGGAGCACGTCTTGCTTGTGGTTCTAGCTTGAAGCAGCCTTGTGCTTCTGGCTCTGTTCTCCGAG TTTCAACCAAGAAATCAAAACTTGGAACGGTTATAACTTCGGCAAGTTGTGGTGTAACAGTAATTCTTTTGATTGGGGCTCTTTTCGCTTATCGATATTATCGCATGCACAAACTAACACATGATGTCTTTGTTGATGTTACAG GTGAAGATGAGTGCAAAATTTCCTTTGGCCAGTTAAGAAGATTTTCTTGGCGTGAAATTCAGCTTGCTACAGATAACTTCGATGAAAGCAACATAATTGGACAAGGGGGCTTTGGAAGAGTTTACAAAGGTGTCCTCTCAGACAATGTAAAGGTTGCAGTGAAACGCCTTACAGATTATAACAGTCCTGGTGGAGAGGCTGCATTCTTGAGAGAAGTACAACTCATTAGCGTTGCAGTTCACAAGAATCTTTTACGGTTGATTGGATTTTGTACAACTTCATCCGAGAGAATCCTTGTTTATCCATTCATGAAAAATCTTAGTGTTGCGTATCGCTTGAGAG ATTTAAAACCTGGTGAGAAAGGCTTGGACTGGTCAACAAGGAAACGCATCGCTTTTGGTGCAGCCCATGGCTTAGAGTATTTACATGAGCATTGTAATCCTAAGATTATACACCGTGACTTAAAGGCTGCAAACATTCTTCTAGATGATAATTTTGAGCCCGTTCTTGGAGATTTTGGGCTAGCAAAGCTGGTTGATACAAAATCAACTCACGTTACCACTCAAGTGCGTGGTACCATGGGTCATATTGCCCCAGAATATTTGTCCACTGGAAAATCGTCAGAAAAGACTGATGTTTTTGGATATGGTATCACACTTCTCGAACTTGTCACTGGTCAGCGTGCTATAGATTTTGCTCGGcttgaagaagaggaggatgTTCTTCTGCTTGATCATGTAAGATTTATAGTCTCCTATATGACTTCCTGA